A stretch of the Panicum virgatum strain AP13 chromosome 9N, P.virgatum_v5, whole genome shotgun sequence genome encodes the following:
- the LOC120690902 gene encoding uncharacterized protein LOC120690902, whose product MLSRSDSILVETHPLFCLFGLLVFIPIERIEVGGAGGRQLAAISGDFCSSPHQIEGTEARGIVNRRRACAPCGRRQHSDTAFYCKEVINYDNVRVNFDELGKSMSRSHKKSVHIHVINAFCRKLFKDRHPKDSRKHYFFSPVGDYLMSHEVNQSYMFEKCGKCFRLANGSFNFALSDYEVMLPASNHFVEHHALLDLYPNCLQ is encoded by the exons ATGCTTAGCAGGTCGGATTCAATTTTGGTGGAGACCCATCctctgttttgtttgtttggcCTTCTCGTTTTCATCCCCATCGAAAGGATAGAGGTGGGAGGTGCAGGTGGCAGACAGCTCGCGGCGATTTCCGGTGATTTTTGTTCCTCTCCTCACCAGATCGAGGGAACTGAGGCGAGAGGGATAGTGAATCGGCGCCGGGCGTGTGCTCCTTGTGGACGGCGGCAACACAGCGATACGGCGTTTTATTG CAAGGAGGTAATCAACTATGACAATGTCCGTGTTAACTTTGACGAGCTTGGGAAATCAATGAGTCGAAGCCATAAAAAATCTGTGCACATCCATGTTATTAACGCATTTTGCAGGAAGTTGTTCAAGGATAGACACCCAAAAGATTCGCGGAaacattatttcttctcacCTGTTGGC GATTATCTTATGAGCCATGAAGTCAATCAATCTTATATGTTTGAGAAATGTGGGAAATGCTTCAGACTTGCAAATGGGAGCTTCAACTTTGCGTTGTCAGATTAT GAAGTGATGTTACCTGCCTCCAATCATTTCGTG GAACATCATGCTCTTTTGGACCTCTACCCCAATTGTTTGCAGTGA